GGTGCTCAGGGTCATAGTCGGAGTCGATGTCCTCAGCGTCCTGGACCGAGTGGTGCGGGAGTTTAGGGTTTTATTTCCTTcgtgtttgtatttttaaatttgcaATTTGTCAATTGGGGTTTTTTTATATTAGTCGTCAGTCGTTTTTGTATTTTCAAATCTGAGATTATCCATTGATGTTTAACAACAACTTAATCTAAACATTTATTGCCTTCGTGAAGCAAATATACGAAAGATAAATACATTTTACATCGGTTAACATACAGAACATTAAATACGAATTACATCGGTTAACATACAGAACATTAAATACGAATTACATCGGTGGACATATATAGAACATTAAATATGAATTACATCGGTTAACATACAGAACATTAAATATGAATTACATTAAACCCTAAACGGTATCACACACATCAAGATGTCCATGTAACTCACCGGGTATGATCATTCCTTCATACGGCCGCCACTCAAACTGTCACATATAATTCGTACATCATAACCCTAACATTAATGTTTGGAAATATGAATCACAGGAACCATAAATATTTACCTCCTGCATGTAGTCTATATCAACCCTAAAATTCACTACGGTCTTCGCTAACCACGATGTGGTCCGTTCCGAATGGCTCCACCTAATACATCATACATTGAAAAAATTTACATAAGTAACCTAAATGGAATATGCATAGCGAATATAATCTCCGACAAGAACCATAAATATTTACCTCATGGCAACTGGTATCTCAGCAGGTGGAAGGGTATGTCTCGGTACCGGCGCAAGACACGGCATTCGCTCCCATGCCCACACAAACAACAGATTAAGAGGGCCATCCATCTCCTTCGTATCATATCGTGACGCACGGCACAATGCTCTGTAAAGATGTGCAAGACATGCTGACCCCCAACTATACGTATGGATCCGCTCGAAATCGCGAAGCAACGGTAGATACTTCGCGTGGGCGTATGTGGTCGACTTATCTGTGAATAGCGTCGACCCTAACAAACAGAAAATCTGGCATCTGACGTATCTCCTTATGGACTCTTCAGTGTCCAACGGTTCCGCATCTCTGATACGTCGAACCCAACCAAGCTTTATATAGGATTTCGAATTACCACTGACTACTGGTTCACGTCCAAATACTGCCATGCTCTGACTTCGAACGAAGTCACTACTACTGTCAGTCCATCCACTCACAGGTTCACCATCGATTGGTAAGCCAAATATATGTGCGACATCTTCCAATGTCACTGTAACCTCACCCACCGGCAACACAAAAGTGTGACTCTCCGGCCTCCACCTTTCAACCAAAGCAGCTAACAAGGGGTGAAATCCTCTTATCACCCCAATCCTCGATACGTGGTAGAATCCCGTGGCGCGTAAGTAATTTTCCACCATCGGGTTCCACGTCTGTGGCGGATCCAGTTTACGCACCAACAAATTCCTGTTAGGCTgcattaacaaaaatatatttattagataaattataaatataaattttttaataaacaaatattaacatatttatttattttaatattttatttattaaaatcatTAACGTATATTTCAAAAAGTTTATGCATTTATGTATTAAAACCCTGAACCATATATCTATTAGTATACAAACCCGTTTaaatcgatatatatatatatatatatatatatatatatatatatatatatatatatatatattacaataataataataataataataataataataataataataataataataataataataataatattattattattattaatatcataataataataataataataacaaatattattattattattattattattattattaatatcatatttttaaattaatattaatataattaaacctaCTAGGCGATATTTTTTTCCTCATgcaactatatatttttttaatattcaataacaatgcatatatctaatatttatttatttatttattattttattctaacagttatttttttatttatttacagattatatatatttattttactatattattttaataaaatattatggtagaaaaaatatattttattatagaattttaattattatatcatataatatacattttattctagtatatttttataacataacactaatccaaaattaacaaaaaaataaaatataattctgaaataatatgttaaataacaaaaaaaaaatagaaacttaacacataataaaattataaattaccaACTTACATAAACTGGATGatccaaataatttataatatgttcTTTCGGAGCACTATAATTACGAACCATTTCTTCAAATAAAACcaaactatttttttttcctattttccaacctttttcttttttctacagCAACCTTCTTCCCCTACACACCTCTTCCCCTCTATGTAATGTTAAACCCAAAATCACTCTTACTTGAAacactcttctttcttctactctCCCTAACTAACACCCGCTGTATCACTACACACTTCTAATGCTTCTACTACTTGTATATATAAGCATGGAAGGTTTCGAAGCATGCAGCTTGCTTGCTGTTTCCCGGAGAGGAACACTGTTCCCTGCATGGCAGCAGTCAAcacgccccccccccccccgtggTGCAGAGCATCGGAACTCCGCGACGCCACGTCCTCCACGCCCCCTGCGTGGTGCTTGGCGTCTAACACCCGGCTTATGAGCGAGCGCAGCACGCCCCCTGCGTGGTGGATGCTTCCTCCATCCTCCGGTAAATTACCCCATTCCCCCATAACCTGCAAATACACCAACAGCTTTTCCataatcaaaataattttcgccgaacgaagagttttttttttaattatcagggtaaaaaaaataaatttagattaatAAAGATTAATTTAATATCTGAATCCTGataccaaataataaaaaaataaaaaataaataaaaagacaaaaaataaaattgaataagaagatacattaaaattaaaaaaatacaaaaagaataaATTGAAATAAGGGGCAAAACTAGACGAGTAGCggggttagtatttttttattttttattttaacaaaaaaaattatatatatgaagatcataattaataagatttattttttacaagataattgaatatattttatatcataatatttaaacataaatatctaaaaattaatattgaatattatagaAATAGATTATTGTATTTAAAATCTACAAATATTAATATTGATGTAATTTTGAACTATTTTATTGAGGAGTTAAAATGTTAATGTTTGATGCCTTAAGTACTAAAAAGAGTTGGCTTTGATGTAATAATAATAGAAACATTTTCATTCTTTTGGcctttttttcatatttattgtttttatcttatttattattcaaataaattcCCATAATTAAGAATTTATAGATAAATATGATGTAAATTaactaaattctaaatcatatTTATAACACTACTGATTTTGTtgtttaataatataaaagtcaCAAACAATTAATaatgagagaaaaataaaaaatatctactaagttaataatataattgtataattatcatttttaatatttttaaaaatttaattatcattataaattagataaataaatagataaaataattaaagaattaactcaaaataaaggaagaaaagtaaTTTGAAGgcgagagaaagaaagaaaaaagaaggttttttttttctttcctggCTTTAGAAAGAAGGTTGAACTTTTAAATTGtgtatgaaaaaatataaaaagaacatTACTAGCctctaatttttttatgattattaattgatCATGATCCAAGCCTATAGACTCTGCCTCCTCTTGGATTCATGAAACTTTGTCTCCAGTTAAAATTGAATACAAAAAGAATCATTTTACTTTTTATCTAATTTCTTGATGCAATAAAAAAGGACTCTTCAACCTAACTTATTCACACTATAGTTTGAAAATTGTATCGAAGAGACTTTTCAATTTTTTACCCAATTCCCTGATGCAACAAGAGAGAGATTCACTCAACCTCACTTGTTTACGTTATGATTTTATTACGAAACCAAACAAGAGACTTCACACATCTAATCATTAAATGACGATTACAATAGTTTATGAGCTATTTATAATCTCTTATTAAGTTAAAATAAAGAAATCCTAAGCCTATAGCATAAGGCCTAATTTattaacgaaataaataaaattaaaatatatcaaactaaattgaacattctaaaatataaactaataacttttaaataatacttAATCTCTTTGTATCACGAATATTTAAAGCACATATCATTAAATGAACTAAAAGGTTATATGTAAAGTAATAGTAGATAGATTGTATAAACAATATGataatcaacaaaaaaaattgttaaaaaagtgAATCTTGAATAAGATTATtgagattgattcaaaaatttgaattaataacTCAAACTTTGTGAACTTTAATGGAGTAGATATTATTTTACTTGATCCAAAGTTCGTGTCAAATGTTCTTGAGATGAAATAGAATTTTAAAGTATAGTTTGTTCAATCTTATAATTAAACTTGGTAGTTCTAAAATATCACGAACTATTTCTCAAGTAAGTAGAACAAAGGAGTATAgatatctttaaaaatatttaaaagatataagatcaattatataaatataaaatattagacATAAAATATTACTTATAAAACTTATAATGTAAATATTCGTTTGAGATTAGGTATAAAAAATGTCTTTTATAGACAAATGATTAATGAATAACATTGATAATGTTAAGGAGTCTTTGATCATTAAAATAGTAATGAAGATCATTAAATTTGACAACCACAAACTTAGAAATAAACCAAATAAAACCATTGAAGATGTTAGTTATGATGAACAATAAAAATTTGGGTTATGATGTAATGATCAACTTCTATGTAACAAACCAtcatcaatttcataattttttacgttgattttttcaattatttaaaagaaattatACTATAAAAGATATTAATTCATCTTAAGAGTATAAATTCTAATGTTACATGTCCTATTTATTGggctaattttattttatcaaattatgaaaattatataaaaatagatatGAAAGTAATATTAGTAAGCTAATGACACctaaattttatataaagttgTCATTGTTaacattaaatttaaattttaacaacaTAGAAAAAATATCATATTTAGTTAGAATCTTTTAATAatgataacaaaatttaaaaattaattaatttatgagtGTAAAGactaaaaatactatataaaaccTAAAAGTTTTTTTATATGCATAAATGAATAGAATTGGAAAAAACTTTCATGGTCAACGtttaagtatttataaatatatggTTTCTCTCCTATACTAAAAATATATCAGAGTACTAAAAGtaaattcatatatttataaatCATTTCTAAGTCAATAATATGTATATACATAAAAACACtggtataaaatataatatttattatatattttaaaattaaactaactaattttatcaaaaatatttattataaatttatatttactttgcatttatactaaatatacaataatatttgtatataatatagTATTTGCCGTATATTTTATAATTAGACTAAATAATTctatcaaaatatattttatcaaataattttacttttaatacaaagaactatttttatttatattttttaaccaaaattttaGTTGTTATAATAATTGCAGAGATAGCAAGTGGTATCAAAGTGTTATTATATGTATTGTTTGTGATATGTATATAAACACTTGTTTGCTTTACTTTGGGAGAGAATTTTAAaccaatcataaaataaaatctaattattagattcatttgtttaaataattttttaaaataatttatttctatttaactaataatacataattaattattttataaaaatttttatataatacataaaaattaaacttttatttttcctgcataaaatttaattatcattGAAATAGTTTTTTCACCAAAGACCTTATTTCTTTATTTACAGCTTTAATAAATACCTAAACTTTTTTTGGACATAAATTTGGTATTCAtcttttttaatacaaatattaAATGAGTACACAACATTCTTGACTAAGATATTTGATAGAATTTTTTAAGAGAATTTCATCTCATGCAATTATCTAAATTATTTACAATATAATTCAAATTTATTATGATGTATTTGTTTATAAGTAACaagattatttatatttataaaacaaTTCCAAATTCACAAAATCTAATGACTTGGTTTCATACTAATACCATTAGCAAGTATAATTGTTTTTGCAAATTATTCAATATTTACTATCTACGAAAATACCATAGACAAATGCCAAAGGTTACACAAACCAGAGAAAATTAAGTATTGGTTGCAACGCAAAACATCAGCAAATGTCATTACTTATGCAAAAGGAATTTAGATTTTATAAAGTGAGAAGTtgataaaatagtaaaataaaaagttaatcaccattaattttataatttatatgaaatacatattttattatcttaatttaagaataattaattattcactttattattttatcaatttttcatttaaaaaattttgatctgTACAAAATATATGGACTATTAATAACCGGTCATATGAGCAAATTACATAAATTTCAGCTAACAAAGCTTATTAACCATGTTTTACAACAATATTTACAACAATATCATAAGCAAACGTCAATGCTccttcaaattataaaatttaggaTTCAAAGTCTTTGGTTCAGCAATTGATGGGACTCTCTCCACCCTTGGATTATAATAGATACTCCAATAAAACTGATTGGGGCGAGATTTCTTCAgccattttcttgtttttatctattattttttttcctttttttatttctttttctttctatagcAGTCAGTAGTCAACGGAACAAAAAAGTATTTAATATGTGTGCATATGAGATGAGGAAGAGATGCTACTTTTTATAATGACCTTATTGAAGGGTGCCTAAATATAAATCAAGAaagccaaatatatatatatatatatatatatatatatatatacacatgtaTGACCTAGTGTTTCTCACAAGTTTACATATCAATCCTGGTAGAAAACTAAGAGGGATCGTACCAACTTTTCCCAATTTCTATGGTACTGATCAAagctcatttaaaaaaaaaacacatactcAATTATTTACGGTAAACTTAATTCATCTTCAATTAACTCTATTTTTTATCGTTTAAGTCCAGTCTCATCCTCCCTTTTTTACCTTCTTCTTTCATCCTTGAACGCGTTTCTATCGCCAGCAATGGTCATTGCCGCCCACATTTTCATAGAGTAACTATtgatttacaaaaaataatatcttttgaaAGACACATCCATTTAAAAGATATTTCTATTAGAAGACACATTAAAAAAAACCTCGTAAATATATTGATAATTGCCATAAGTACAATTAGACTCATCACTCATATCAATGGATGATGCATTCGTTTTTTTTCTCCAAATGTACGTTTCATATGAAGCGGTTGGGAGATGCAAAATTTTTGTTCACGACTTCAGAATGACACAATCGCATTACTGAGGACGTCGGGTGCTTCTTCCGAATGCTTTATGACGATCGGACCGAATCAAACCATTTGGTGCAGTTGAAGACGACTTTACAAGTATTCTGCAAGTCCACCATGCTCCTATGCTCCAGCGAAGGGTTCGAACTCAGTATGGATGGTGATTATACCACTAAGCTACAATGCTTCTCACCATTAcatatacaaattataatatatatagtcatcttttattttacttatattccatttattttaattttaaagtcatttatttttaaatcaattatattttatttaattataaattttataaaatatatacaaattaaaaagataaacaaaaaaaatttattaatcacaatttttttcttttcatgattatatgatatctattaatattatttttttaataaatatttgtagtatataataattggTAAAGACACACATGCAATTGTCTTCGTATGAAGTTAATAATTGATAGATGATATTTAGTTAAATTTGTCAAATCATCTCACCattcttaaatatcaacttcacatgaaaattaCTTATAATAACatgataaatataaactaattaataaagtaGTAAAGtttgaaaatgataattatttttataaaaataaaataaaagtgcttataataaaaaaattaaattttatataattatttaattataccggATTAACCAGTTTAACCAATAATtcaccggttgaaccaataatTCAGTGATCCAATAATTTAACCGGTTCGATTACCgattcggttctgataactatgattgttagataaaacgagatatttcatatttaattatctattatgtttatggattttttcattatttttgtcctattttaaaattgtaataataatttttatattgtttaactTTTTCTTATAGAATTATTAGGTAGTACTAATATTTGAGGATCAgtatataaatttttagaaagtgttaaaatacatatattgttaaaaaaatgtCAAAGTCATTTCAATTTAGAAATTGTCTAGATCTAGTTGAgagtatattaattaaaattaaccgttaaaatcactagaatattaatatttttagaatctttaaaatcttttttgaTAATTTAGAGTCTCAAATTCTATAAGAATCCATTTTCAAATAGTTTATTAAATATTTAGCAATAACATATActctaaaatacaaaaaaatattacgGTAAAGAGCAAATCCAACCATAGGAGAgattgaaaaggaagaagaaaagaaaaaaacaaataatggAGTACCTACAGCGAAGCATTAATTTGAAACTGTTACTTTAACATAATTCACAACTAAAGAATATGATAGTCATTTGCAGTGGGAACCACAGAATGTCACTTTATTAGAACTTAGAAAAAAAGGACAACGAAGATAGGGAAATTGAAGGGGTCAGGATTATGCAATTGCAATTGTGGTAGTCGTGGACCGAATTGTTACCTCGCTTTTCATTAAGGTCACGAAGCTAGATACGATTCAAGTATCCCTCAAGCATTGGTTCTGTGTGGTTCTCTTTTCCTTATCTCTTACCTAAAATCTTTTATATAAATAACCTGCATTATCCTCTTGAAAAATCTGTCTTAATACATTTTTTCATGTTTTGTActacacacaaacacacacaatCATGTCACACGAAGTTACTAACAATGACTTGCATGATGATGATCCAGAATGGCAAGAGCTAAAACTTCCAAACTTGTTGTTACAGAGTGAAGCTGTTCGGCAAGTACACGCCACCATTGAGAGAGAATGGAATTTCCTTCAAAGGTCAGCTTGTCAAACAGCAGCAGGAAGGGCTCTGTGGAGGCATGTCATCCATGATCCACTGGCTTATTTGCTGGCAGGAGAGTCTTATTTGAGAAGTCTTCATGAAAAGATGAAGAAAGACAGACTCAACAATGCACGTGAAATTTCTGGAGTTATTCTTGCTGTTAGAACTCTTTGGTTTGATTCTAAATTGGAAGATGCCCTCAATTCACCAAATGGCAGAGAATCACAAGTTGTTCTCCTTGGTGCAGGTTTATCTTGAAACCCATATTTAGATATTTTCATCATCATTTTAAATAGATTATCTTAACTAGTGATATTTTTATGTCTAAAATAGATTTGATGGTGTCACTTCTTAACTTAGCTAGTGATATTACTTGCTAATCAGTTTTACTTTATGAATTAGTACATGATATTATATTTAAGAATAAGTTAAACATGCAGTAAATATCATTTTACAAGATATTTAAAGcacaatctctcaaatcttgagaAAACTATTATAAAACTAAGATATACATTTATGCagtaaaaaacaaagaaaacagaAAGATCGAAAAAGATTTTTGTTGTATTGAAGAGAGTACGTACTCTTACtagtactcaaagcataaagttttttttttacaacCACCTAAAGATTGGAGACTGAACTCTGACCTGTTTCCTAAATAACCAAATTCTATTGAAACAATTAGAACTATAtctatattaactaatttaagtCTCATTCCTATAACTATGTACGAGCCAAGGGAATACATATCATAAACTTTTATGCCtcttaaaaatgaaaatagattaaaaaatataatttcaaaaaCAGTAATTTAAAAGTATATCTGAGATGAGCTTGTAATCTCTTATGTAGGAATGGACACAAGGGCATACCGTTTAAATTGTTTACAGGACAGCGATGTATTTGAGGTTGATTTTCCAGGAGTATTACAAGTAAAAACCACTATTTTAGAAGCAGCTAAGGTATCGACAAATGAATTTGAACACATACGGTCAATGGCTAAATCCTTAACAAGGGTAGCTGCTGACATAAGAGAAAATGACTGGCTGGAGAAGCTTCGAACTGCAGGTTTTTTGCCACACAAGAACACGATATGGGTTCTAGAAGGTCTACTGTACTACCTCACCCATTCACAGGCCATGCAAGTGCTGAGGATTTTGGCCAACAAATGTTGTGTAACTCACACAGTCCTTTTAGCAGACTTCATGAATAAGCCATCAACTACACTGTCTAATTCTGCATTCCAATTTTATAGCGACTGGCCAGACCAACTCTTGCCCTCCATTGGGTTCACTCATGTAAAGCTTTCTCAAATTGGAGATCCAGATGCCCATTTTGGACTATTGAATGATCCTTTGAATCTTTTCGACAAGCTTCGCAGGTTGCCTAGGTCAATAGAAACCCATCCAGATGATGGAACGCCATGCTGTCGCTTGTACTTGGTTGAAGCTTCTGGTTCACCTAAACAAGATGTTGCTCCTAATGTTCCAATGAGTGTCTCATGATTAATTATATAAATCATGTCCTCTATTTTTCTAGATGCTTGCCCATTGTTTATACTTTATAGTATAGTATATAGCACATGAGGAGTACATGTCACATCTTAATGGCAAATTCTTCTAATAGGTGTGATCTCACTCCTTCGGTCGTAATATTGCTACAAGGCAAGTAACCTTAAAGTAATTATTTTcaggcttttttttttaatacatttgATAATCAAGTTCAAGGGCATCCCTAACTTAGATTATAAAAGAATAGACTTATTGGAGAACTTCTAAATCTGTTGGAGGACACTTATAATAGCATACAGTTTTGATACCAAGAGcaaaacattttaaaaatcatatgcattctcttaggtagcatttggtagagagatagagactgaaagactgagactgagagacagagactaagagacagaaaccgaaataaatttcagtattctgtttggtgtaaagtgagagaccgaaattgaaacaagaataaaactctaatttaatttgcacaaaggataaaattgaaattaattaattgaaatgagtgtattttagatataaaatgttattaaaatttcagtctccgtatctaaaaatttcagtcccctgtgtccctacttttttgAGGTACTggaatactgaaattttagggacagagacagaaattttaatatCAGTCACGgagccaacaaacatgatactgtgtCTCAGTTTCCCAGTCTCTGTCCCAGTACttcaaaacaaacactaccttaaAAACGATACAATAAACCAAATGCATTATAAAAACATAGCCCATATATATTGATAGAGTGCTTAATAGATTACATGGAGAACAAGGAAAAGTCTTAGAAACAAATAATGCCCAAACTCTAGTTCGGATAGTGAGCTGGCTAGTAGTTTGGCTATTTGCCGGACCGGACCGgatcggaccggccggttcgactaGAAAATCGGTAAACCAGACCAAATACCGGTCTGGTTTGACATTTAGACCGTACAAGGCATGAAACCAAAATGAACCGGTCTTAGAAACAAATAATGCCCAAACTGTAGTTCGGATAATGAGCTGGCTAGTAGTTTGGCTGTTTGCCAGACCGGACCGGACCGGACTGGCCGTTCGACTGGAAAATTAGTAAACCGGTACCTGTCCGGTTTGACATTTAGACCGTACAAGACATGAAACTGAAATGAATCGGTTAAATCCGGAGTGAACCGGTCAAACTCGATAAGACCGGTCTGATCAAACCGTTTGAAAGtcaatactgaaattttagggacagagacagaaattttaataccagtctcggagccaacaaacatgatactgtgtCTCAGTTTC
This region of Arachis hypogaea cultivar Tifrunner chromosome 8, arahy.Tifrunner.gnm2.J5K5, whole genome shotgun sequence genomic DNA includes:
- the LOC112708278 gene encoding protein MAIN-LIKE 2-like gives rise to the protein MVRNYSAPKEHIINYLDHPVYPNRNLLVRKLDPPQTWNPMVENYLRATGFYHVSRIGVIRGFHPLLAALVERWRPESHTFVLPVGEVTVTLEDVAHIFGLPIDGEPVSGWTDSSSDFVRSQSMAVFGREPVVSGNSKSYIKLGWVRRIRDAEPLDTEESIRRYVRCQIFCLLGSTLFTDKSTTYAHAKYLPLLRDFERIHTYSWGSACLAHLYRALCRASRYDTKEMDGPLNLLFVWAWERMPCLAPVPRHTLPPAEIPVAMRWSHSERTTSWLAKTVVNFRVDIDYMQEGYDVRIICDSLSGGRMKE
- the LOC112705542 gene encoding uncharacterized protein, whose protein sequence is MSHEVTNNDLHDDDPEWQELKLPNLLLQSEAVRQVHATIEREWNFLQRSACQTAAGRALWRHVIHDPLAYLLAGESYLRSLHEKMKKDRLNNAREISGVILAVRTLWFDSKLEDALNSPNGRESQVVLLGAGMDTRAYRLNCLQDSDVFEVDFPGVLQVKTTILEAAKVSTNEFEHIRSMAKSLTRVAADIRENDWLEKLRTAGFLPHKNTIWVLEGLLYYLTHSQAMQVLRILANKCCVTHTVLLADFMNKPSTTLSNSAFQFYSDWPDQLLPSIGFTHVKLSQIGDPDAHFGLLNDPLNLFDKLRRLPRSIETHPDDGTPCCRLYLVEASGSPKQDVAPNVPMSVS